The Arthrobacter zhaoxinii sequence AAGTCCTGGAGGGCTGCGGTCAGCGGCTGCCCGGAACGGGTCTGGGCCAGGACCCGGTCAAATTCATCCGCCAGCTCTCCCTGGGCCGCGGCACAAACACGTTCCAAGGCTCCGCCGGCGCTCTCCCCCGCACCGACGGCGAGCGCCATCATTTCGGCCAGGCTGGGAAACTCGGCGAGGATCCGGCTGTTGCGGCGCCCTATCTGCTGTGTCAGCAGGTAGTCACGCAGCAGGAACCCTGCAGCCGCACACGCACAGGTGAGCAACGCAACCGACACAACGCCCATGCGGCCGCTCCCGGCAAGGAGCACCCCGGCTGTCCCCCCGGCCAGGAACCCGCCGCCGGCAAACAACACCTGTTCGGCACGGAAGTCCGACACCGTTTTGTTGCCGCCGGCCTGCTGCAGCCGTACAACGAGGGCACGGTTCGCCGGCGACCACCGCGCGAGCCGGCGGACTGCGTCGCGGATCACCGGACGCAGGATCCGCTCCAGCGGACCGAAAGGTGTGAGGTCCGGGGCAGGCAAGAGAAGCCGCGATGCAGGACGGACCGAGCGCAGCTGCGGTTCCACCCGCTCGGCGAAGCTCGTGTGCCGCAGCAGGGGCAGCCGGTGGAACACCAGCACCAGGCC is a genomic window containing:
- a CDS encoding type II secretion system F family protein, yielding MTPGTAAAVLAGVLLGTGLVLVFHRLPLLRHTSFAERVEPQLRSVRPASRLLLPAPDLTPFGPLERILRPVIRDAVRRLARWSPANRALVVRLQQAGGNKTVSDFRAEQVLFAGGGFLAGGTAGVLLAGSGRMGVVSVALLTCACAAAGFLLRDYLLTQQIGRRNSRILAEFPSLAEMMALAVGAGESAGGALERVCAAAQGELADEFDRVLAQTRSGQPLTAALQDFADRIRLAPLTRFVDGVTVAVDRGTPLADVMRAQAQDVRDTAKRDLMETAGKKEIAMMVPVIFGILPLTVLFAVFPGLALLRLGL